The genomic DNA TCCTCGCCAACGCGGGCCACTTCGACGTGGAGATCAACCTCGACCAGCTCGGCGACATGGCAGACTCGCGCGAGGAGGTCCGTGACGGCGTCGAGGCCTACCAGCTCCCCGATGGCCGGCGCATCAACGTCCTCGCGGAGGGCCGACTCGTCAACCTCGCCTCGCCCATCGCCCTGGGCCACCCGGTCGAGGTGATGGACCAGTCGTTCGGCGTGCAGGCCGTCGCCGTCCGCGAACTCGTCGAGAACCCCGACGCGTACGACGCCGGCGTCCACGAGGTGCCCGACGATCTGGACCGCGAGGTCGCCGAGGTGAAACTCGATGCTGAGGGCATCGACATCGACGCGCTGAGCGCCGAACAGGAGGAGTACATGGGCTCCTGGGACCACGGGACCTGAGTCGGGCTGGACGAACCGCTCGGGGCCCGTCGCTCCGGGTTTCACTTCCGGTTTCCGGCGTTTCTTTAAACCCTATCCGGGCCAACGCGGGCCCATGAGTCAGTCCACCTTCGACGACGACGAACTGTTCGACGAGGCGACGATGGAGATGCGCGAGGAGGTCGAGGGCGCCCTGCAGGAGGCGCGCGCCGCGCTCCCGGAGCCTGACAGCATCTGGGACGTGGAGGCCGACAACACGCTGGGCGTGTTGAACGCGCTGAAGGGCGCACTCGACCTCGGCGACGCCGAGGAGCACCTCCGCGAGGCGAAAAAGCAGTTCGTCCTCGGCCAGCGCGCCGACGCGTTCGAGGACGCCGACGACCTCGAGGCGGAGATCGGCGAGCTGGAGGAGCTGTTCGGCGACATCGAGA from Haloglomus litoreum includes the following:
- a CDS encoding DUF5790 family protein, with protein sequence MSQSTFDDDELFDEATMEMREEVEGALQEARAALPEPDSIWDVEADNTLGVLNALKGALDLGDAEEHLREAKKQFVLGQRADAFEDADDLEAEIGELEELFGDIETAHEEVSDLASTIPGVRSALEEAHEAADADEEAEDEAE